From Nguyenibacter vanlangensis, one genomic window encodes:
- a CDS encoding Spy/CpxP family protein refolding chaperone encodes MFKKTMLAMTVLASLSGGAALAQDMPPGPGMGDYGMGDHGMGGPGMHGGFEGHGMHGGMHGEMALLAGLKLTPAQHKQLHEIFQDARHAHKGDWKQLGDLHRQIEDVLLAPGAVDKAKLTTLTQQIEGLRQAEAARRLDIAVKIHDILTPDQLAQARARVEKIRALRQEMHDVMKPVPGK; translated from the coding sequence ATGTTCAAGAAGACGATGCTGGCCATGACGGTCCTGGCGAGCCTGTCCGGCGGCGCGGCGCTGGCGCAGGACATGCCGCCCGGCCCGGGCATGGGCGATTACGGCATGGGCGATCATGGCATGGGCGGACCCGGCATGCATGGTGGTTTCGAGGGGCACGGCATGCACGGCGGCATGCATGGGGAGATGGCGCTCCTGGCCGGGCTGAAGCTGACGCCGGCGCAGCACAAGCAACTGCACGAGATTTTCCAGGACGCGCGGCACGCGCATAAAGGCGACTGGAAGCAGCTTGGCGACCTGCATCGGCAGATCGAGGACGTGCTGCTGGCCCCGGGAGCGGTCGACAAGGCGAAGCTGACGACGCTGACGCAGCAGATCGAGGGCCTGCGCCAGGCGGAGGCCGCCCGGCGGCTGGACATCGCGGTGAAGATCCACGACATCCTGACCCCGGATCAACTGGCCCAGGCCAGGGCGCGGGTGGAGAAGATCCGCGCATTGCGCCAGGAGATGCATGACGTGATGAAGCCGGTCCCAGGCAAGTAA
- the ffh gene encoding signal recognition particle protein — translation MFETLSSKLSGVFDGLAKRGALSEADVAEAMREVRLAMLDADVALPVVKDFVAKVRERAVGHEVLGSISPGQAVAKIVNDALIDALGGAGAVPLNLNAVAPVPILMVGLQGSGKTTTSGKIALRLATRERRKVLLASLDTQRPAAQLQLQQLAERAGVPSLPIVPGQSPVEIARRAMDTGRREGFDVVILDTAGRLSIDEALMDEVRAIRAETSPAETLLVVDAMTGQDAVNTAKAFNEAVGVTGVVMTRMDGDARGGAALSMRAITGAPIKLTGSGEKLDALEEFHPERVAGRILGLGDIAGLVEKAADTLDHEESEKIALKMMRGQFDLDDYAAQIRQISKMGSLSGILDMLPGMGKVKQALGDKDLDTSVLKRHQAIISSMTRAERKTPAIIKASRKKRIAAGSGTTVQDVNRLLKQFDDMSTMMKRINKLGMKGLMRQGMSALMPKGAKPPGGRPFG, via the coding sequence TTGTTCGAGACGCTTTCCAGCAAGCTCTCCGGTGTGTTCGATGGGCTCGCCAAGCGCGGCGCGCTGTCCGAGGCCGATGTGGCCGAGGCGATGCGCGAGGTGCGTCTGGCGATGCTGGACGCTGACGTGGCGCTGCCCGTCGTCAAGGATTTCGTCGCCAAGGTGCGCGAGCGCGCCGTGGGGCACGAGGTGCTGGGCAGCATCTCGCCCGGCCAGGCGGTGGCCAAGATCGTCAATGACGCGCTGATCGACGCGCTGGGCGGCGCCGGGGCGGTGCCGCTGAACCTGAATGCCGTGGCGCCGGTGCCGATCCTGATGGTCGGCCTGCAGGGATCGGGCAAGACCACCACGTCGGGCAAGATCGCGCTGCGCCTGGCGACGCGCGAGCGCCGGAAGGTGCTGCTGGCCAGCCTGGATACCCAGCGCCCGGCCGCGCAGTTGCAGTTGCAGCAGCTTGCCGAGCGCGCGGGCGTGCCGTCGCTGCCGATCGTGCCCGGCCAGAGCCCGGTCGAGATCGCGCGCCGTGCGATGGATACCGGCCGGCGCGAGGGGTTCGACGTCGTCATCCTGGACACGGCCGGGCGCCTGTCGATCGACGAGGCGCTGATGGACGAGGTGCGGGCGATCCGCGCCGAGACGTCGCCGGCCGAAACCCTGCTGGTCGTCGATGCGATGACCGGCCAGGACGCGGTGAACACCGCGAAGGCGTTCAACGAGGCGGTGGGCGTGACCGGCGTCGTCATGACCCGCATGGACGGCGATGCCCGCGGGGGCGCCGCGCTGTCGATGCGCGCGATTACCGGCGCGCCGATCAAGCTGACCGGTTCGGGCGAGAAGCTGGACGCGCTGGAGGAGTTCCATCCCGAGCGCGTGGCCGGCCGCATCCTGGGGCTGGGCGACATCGCGGGCCTGGTCGAGAAGGCCGCCGATACGCTGGATCATGAAGAGAGCGAGAAGATCGCCCTCAAGATGATGCGCGGGCAGTTCGACCTGGACGATTATGCCGCGCAGATCCGCCAGATTTCCAAGATGGGCTCGCTGTCCGGCATCCTGGACATGCTGCCCGGCATGGGGAAGGTCAAGCAGGCGCTGGGTGACAAGGACCTGGATACGTCGGTCCTGAAGCGCCACCAGGCCATCATTTCGTCCATGACCAGGGCGGAGCGCAAGACGCCCGCCATCATCAAGGCGTCGCGCAAGAAGCGCATCGCCGCCGGGTCGGGGACCACAGTTCAGGACGTCAACCGGCTGCTGAAGCAGTTCGACGACATGTCCACGATGATGAAGCGGATCAACAAGCTCGGCATGAAGGGACTCATGCGCCAGGGGATGTCCGCTCTCATGCCCAAGGGGGCGAAACCGCCGGGCGGCCGTCCGTTCGGCTGA
- the rpsP gene encoding 30S ribosomal protein S16, with amino-acid sequence MSLKIRLARAGAKKRPYYHIVVADSRSPRDGRFIEKVGAYNPMLPSDHADRVRLVNERIAHWLSQGALPTDRVARFLGNAGLAPKPAYNEQPKKSAPKKRAQERAAAAAAAAAA; translated from the coding sequence ATGAGCCTGAAGATCCGCCTTGCCCGCGCCGGTGCGAAGAAGCGTCCGTACTACCACATCGTGGTGGCCGACAGCCGTTCGCCCCGCGATGGCCGCTTCATCGAGAAGGTGGGCGCCTACAACCCGATGCTGCCGTCCGACCATGCCGACCGCGTGCGGCTGGTGAACGAGCGCATCGCGCACTGGCTGTCGCAGGGCGCGCTGCCGACCGACCGCGTGGCCCGCTTCCTGGGCAATGCCGGCCTGGCGCCGAAGCCCGCCTATAACGAGCAGCCCAAGAAGTCGGCGCCGAAGAAGCGCGCGCAGGAACGTGCCGCCGCTGCCGCGGCTGCCGCCGCGGCCTGA
- the rimM gene encoding ribosome maturation factor RimM (Essential for efficient processing of 16S rRNA) yields MDRDRILMGVVGRPHGVRGLVRVHSYAAVPEDLAAYGVLTDDRGQGWTLQWRGDGIAELRDAAGRALAGRDAAQAMVNRRLYVARASLPEPDQDEFYFTDLIGLDVCLEGRDASCGASLGRVLTVHDYGAGVSLEIGGSGHAPLILPFTRACFPVIDVAAGRIVAVLPDEVEVQGDVSRPDAVEVSKVEISRAGVPEVGAAS; encoded by the coding sequence GTGGATCGCGATCGTATCCTGATGGGTGTGGTGGGACGTCCGCATGGCGTGCGGGGGCTGGTGCGCGTACACAGCTACGCCGCCGTGCCGGAGGACCTGGCCGCCTATGGGGTGCTGACCGACGACCGGGGGCAGGGCTGGACCCTGCAATGGCGGGGCGACGGCATTGCCGAGCTGCGCGATGCGGCGGGCCGGGCGCTGGCCGGGCGCGACGCCGCGCAGGCGATGGTGAACCGGCGGCTCTATGTCGCGCGGGCCAGCCTGCCGGAGCCGGATCAGGACGAGTTCTATTTCACCGACCTGATCGGCCTGGACGTCTGCCTGGAGGGGCGCGACGCGTCGTGCGGCGCGTCCTTGGGGCGGGTGCTGACGGTCCATGACTATGGCGCGGGGGTCAGCCTGGAGATCGGCGGGAGCGGCCATGCGCCGCTGATCCTGCCCTTTACCCGGGCGTGCTTTCCGGTCATCGACGTGGCGGCCGGGCGGATCGTCGCGGTGCTGCCCGACGAGGTCGAGGTCCAGGGCGACGTCTCGCGTCCGGATGCGGTCGAGGTCTCGAAAGTCGAGATTTCGAGGGCCGGAGTCCCGGAAGTCGGGGCGGCGTCATGA
- the trmD gene encoding tRNA (guanosine(37)-N1)-methyltransferase TrmD, with amino-acid sequence MTWQATMLTLFPDMFPGPLGQSLAGRALADGLWSLRTCNLREYGLGRHRTVDDTPFGGGAGMVMRPDVVSAAIRDVALAGRPLVYPTPRGRPLRQEDVRRYAGGPGLVVLCGRYEGVDERVLEASGAEQVSIGDYVLSGGEMAALVLLDSCVRLIPGVMGSDASGTEESFSDGLLEYPHYTKPASWEGREVPDILLSGHHAAIANWRRTESEIATRTRRPDLWAARLERAGQDRARPASPTAEPKRTH; translated from the coding sequence ATGACCTGGCAGGCCACGATGCTGACCCTGTTTCCGGACATGTTCCCCGGTCCGCTGGGCCAGTCCCTGGCCGGACGCGCGCTGGCGGACGGGCTGTGGTCGCTGCGGACATGCAATCTGCGCGAGTACGGGCTGGGGCGGCATCGCACCGTGGACGATACGCCGTTCGGAGGCGGGGCCGGCATGGTCATGCGTCCGGACGTGGTGTCCGCGGCGATCCGCGACGTCGCGCTGGCCGGCAGGCCGCTGGTCTATCCCACGCCGCGCGGCCGTCCGCTGCGCCAGGAGGATGTCCGCCGCTATGCCGGCGGGCCGGGCCTGGTGGTGCTGTGCGGCCGTTATGAAGGGGTGGACGAGCGGGTGCTGGAGGCCAGCGGGGCCGAGCAGGTTTCGATCGGCGATTATGTCCTGTCAGGCGGGGAGATGGCGGCGCTGGTGCTGCTGGATAGCTGCGTGCGGCTGATCCCCGGGGTCATGGGTTCCGACGCCAGCGGCACGGAGGAGAGTTTTTCCGACGGGTTGCTGGAATATCCGCATTACACCAAGCCGGCGAGCTGGGAGGGGCGCGAAGTGCCCGACATCCTGCTGTCCGGTCATCATGCCGCCATCGCGAACTGGCGGCGGACTGAATCCGAGATCGCGACCCGGACGCGCCGGCCCGATTTGTGGGCGGCGCGCCTGGAGCGCGCCGGCCAAGATCGCGCCCGCCCGGCCAGCCCGACGGCTGAGCCGAAGCGGACGCATTGA
- the rplS gene encoding 50S ribosomal protein L19 has protein sequence MNIIQQYEADEIARLSAARAVPEFGPGDTVRVSVRVVEGERQRVQAYEGVVIARSNKGLNSNFTVRKISNGEGVERIFPLYAPAIAEIKVVRRGAVRRAKLYYLRGRRGKSARIAERARETVAAGA, from the coding sequence ATGAACATCATCCAGCAATATGAGGCCGACGAGATCGCGCGTCTCTCGGCCGCCCGCGCGGTACCCGAATTCGGCCCCGGCGACACGGTCCGCGTGTCGGTCCGCGTCGTCGAAGGCGAGCGCCAGCGCGTCCAGGCCTATGAGGGCGTGGTGATCGCGCGTTCGAACAAGGGGCTGAACAGCAACTTCACCGTGCGCAAGATCTCGAACGGCGAGGGCGTCGAGCGCATCTTCCCGCTCTATGCGCCGGCGATCGCCGAGATCAAGGTCGTGCGCCGCGGCGCCGTGCGCCGCGCGAAGCTGTATTATCTGCGCGGCCGCCGCGGCAAATCGGCCCGTATCGCCGAGCGCGCGCGCGAGACCGTGGCGGCCGGGGCCTGA